GTCCGAGCCCCCAATAATGATTTTCGTTCTGCAGCGCCGTAAGGTTATGTGCCACTTCTTCGTAAGGATGCGCGTTCTTCATCGCCGCGACTATACGGTTTTGTTTAAAATTTTCGAAAATCACCGATATCAGTTCTTCATCCGCATTTTCACGGATATTCTGTGTGCCTGAATATGGATTGGAGCCTGCAACGGGCCGAAAAGTTCCGCTTCCTGATACCGAAAAACTGCATTCATCGTAAAAACCAATATTGCCGGCACCGGCATTAAACATCGCGTTTTTCACCGCGTCTGCATGAGATGTCGGAACGAAAACTTCAAGCTTGGTTAAATTGTTGGTTTTAGGCATTAGAATCTGTTGGTTAATTAAACCGAGTTCTTCACAGATCCTGTAGTTCACGCCAAAATAATCATTGTCGAACGCGGTGTGAATCGCGTAGATGGCGATCTTGTTTTCAACGGCTTTCATCACCGCACGTTCGACGTAATTTTTTCCTGTCAGCGATTTTAAACCTGAAAAAATGATCGGATGAAAAGTGATGATCAGATTAAGATCCCTAGCAATGGCCTCGTCCACCACATTTTCTAAAGCATCGTGGCAAATAAGAATTCCGGTGATCTCGCGCTCTGTATTTCCACAAAGCAAGCCCACATTATCGAAATCTTCTGCCTGCCTGATTGCAATTCTACGTTCAATGGCAGAAATTGCCTGGTGTACTTTCATTTAGCTAAGTTTTTGACGAAAATAAGAATTATTTATTTACATTTAATTGATTAAACCGTTTATGGAAAAGGAACACAATTTTATTTCCGAGAAGACCCGATGGAAACGTAAAGTTTTCCGCATCATATTTAAAGCTGATACACGACTCGGGAAACTTTTTGATCTGATCCTGCTCACGCTCATCTTACTGAGCACTTTTATTGTAATGATGGAGAGCGTGAAGATTTATGATGCCAAACTTCATCATCTGTTTGTAGTTCTGGAGATCATAATCACAGCGTTTTTCACGGTGGAATACGTGCTGCGGATCATAACAATCAGAAATAAAAAGGCCTACATTTTCAGTTTTTTCGGGATTATTGATTTTCTGTCGATTTTGCCATTCTACCTGAGTCTGTTTTTCCCGATCACAAAATACTTCCTGATCATCAGGATGCTGAGGATGCTGAGGATCTTCCGCATACTTAACCTGCTGGATTTCATGCACGACGGCTATTTTATCGTGCGGGCACTGAAGAACAGTTCGAGAAAAATTTATATTTTCCTGCTGTTCCTGGTGATTTTTTCAGTAATTGTTGGCTCACTGATGTTTATGGTTGAAGGTCACCGGCCCGGGTTCGAAAGTATACCACAGAGTATTTATTGGGCGGTGGTGACGGTTACTACGGTTGGTTACGGAGATGTTTCGCCGGGGACGCCACTGGGGAAATTTCTGTCTGTGCTGCTCATGCTTGCAGGTTACTCCATTATTGCGGTGCCAACGGGAATTGTAACCGCTGAAATGCGCAACAAACGTCAGAATCTGGAGAAAGTATGCC
This window of the Flavobacteriaceae bacterium 3519-10 genome carries:
- a CDS encoding Potassium voltage-gated channel subfamily KQT; possible potassium channel, VIC family, which codes for MIKPFMEKEHNFISEKTRWKRKVFRIIFKADTRLGKLFDLILLTLILLSTFIVMMESVKIYDAKLHHLFVVLEIIITAFFTVEYVLRIITIRNKKAYIFSFFGIIDFLSILPFYLSLFFPITKYFLIIRMLRMLRIFRILNLLDFMHDGYFIVRALKNSSRKIYIFLLFLVIFSVIVGSLMFMVEGHRPGFESIPQSIYWAVVTVTTVGYGDVSPGTPLGKFLSVLLMLAGYSIIAVPTGIVTAEMRNKRQNLEKVCPRCGNEDIDDDARYCKICGEKTA